The Malus domestica chromosome 10, GDT2T_hap1 genome contains a region encoding:
- the LOC103410295 gene encoding bidirectional sugar transporter SWEET1 isoform X2, producing MHVFKVLFGVLGNGTAFFLFLSPTITFKRIIRKKCTEQFSGIPYVMTMLNCLLYTWYGLPFVSANNFLVSTVNGTGAAMELIYVLVFIIFAPKREKAKILGLFTAVLALFSAVALVSLFALHDKTRKLFCGLAATVFAIIMFSSPLSIMSTVVRTKSVEFMPFFLSLFSFLCGTSWFIYGLLGRDPFVAIPNGCGSGLGALQLILYFIYRDNKGKGSGTTKPNGAATTADESITINGAQDGHV from the exons ATGCATGTTTTCAAGGTTTTGTTCGGAGTCTTAG GAAATGGCACcgctttcttcctcttcttgtcACCCAC AATTACATTTAAGAGGATCATAAGGAAGAAATGCACAGAGCAGTTCTCAGGCATTCCCTACGTGATGACTATGCTCAACTGCCTCCTCTACACTTG GTATGGGCTGCCATTTGTATCCGCAAACAACTTTCTGGTGTCAACAGTCAATGGGACTGGTGCAGCCATGGAACTGATATATGTGTTGGTCTTCATCATTTTCGCCCCCAAAAGGGAGAAAGCCAAAATTCTTGGTCTCTTCACTGCTGTGCTTGCTCTGTTCTCTGCTGTGGCATTGGTCTCTCTTTTTGCCCTCCACGACAAGACCCGGAAGCTTTTCTGTGGCCTCGCTGCTACCGTCTTCGCGATCATCATGTTCAGCTCTCCTTTGTCGATTATG AGCACAGTGGTGAGAACTAAGAGTGTTGAGTTTATGCCATTTTTCTTgtcacttttctccttcttgTGTGGAACTTCATGGTTTATCTATGGCCTGCTTGGCCGTGATCCATTTGTTGCT ATTCCAAATGGGTGTGGGAGTGGCTTAGGGGCACTGCAGCTGATCCTGTACTTCATCTACCGTGACAACAAGGGCAAGGGCAGTGGCACCACGAAGCCCAATGGTGCTGCAACTACTGCTGACGAATCAATTACCATTAATGGCGCCCAAGATGGGCATGTCTAA
- the LOC103410295 gene encoding bidirectional sugar transporter SWEET1 isoform X1 yields MHVFKVLFGVLGNGTAFFLFLSPTITFKRIIRKKCTEQFSGIPYVMTMLNCLLYTWYGLPFVSANNFLVSTVNGTGAAMELIYVLVFIIFAPKREKAKILGLFTAVLALFSAVALVSLFALHDKTRKLFCGLAATVFAIIMFSSPLSIMSTVVRTKSVEFMPFFLSLFSFLCGTSWFIYGLLGRDPFVAVSIYLFEFIFVF; encoded by the exons ATGCATGTTTTCAAGGTTTTGTTCGGAGTCTTAG GAAATGGCACcgctttcttcctcttcttgtcACCCAC AATTACATTTAAGAGGATCATAAGGAAGAAATGCACAGAGCAGTTCTCAGGCATTCCCTACGTGATGACTATGCTCAACTGCCTCCTCTACACTTG GTATGGGCTGCCATTTGTATCCGCAAACAACTTTCTGGTGTCAACAGTCAATGGGACTGGTGCAGCCATGGAACTGATATATGTGTTGGTCTTCATCATTTTCGCCCCCAAAAGGGAGAAAGCCAAAATTCTTGGTCTCTTCACTGCTGTGCTTGCTCTGTTCTCTGCTGTGGCATTGGTCTCTCTTTTTGCCCTCCACGACAAGACCCGGAAGCTTTTCTGTGGCCTCGCTGCTACCGTCTTCGCGATCATCATGTTCAGCTCTCCTTTGTCGATTATG AGCACAGTGGTGAGAACTAAGAGTGTTGAGTTTATGCCATTTTTCTTgtcacttttctccttcttgTGTGGAACTTCATGGTTTATCTATGGCCTGCTTGGCCGTGATCCATTTGTTGCTGTAAGTATCTACCTCTttgaatttatttttgtcttttaa